One Littorina saxatilis isolate snail1 linkage group LG14, US_GU_Lsax_2.0, whole genome shotgun sequence genomic region harbors:
- the LOC138946981 gene encoding uncharacterized protein produces MFCSMTHMHQQLANYFLASGRGRPPNPPGLTNKVLLQLQRQSGKPSSVVHSWFEKLFPEVTFPVDRIGGVIDRTEKQFKEHLSGETGTTAFLQVVRDLDSEMRFPNFDIRG; encoded by the exons ATGTTCTGTTCG ATGACACACATGCACCAACAACTTGCTAACTATTTTCTTGCCTCTGGCCGTGGCAGACCTCCAAATCCACCGGGGCTGACAAACAAGGTTTTGCTGCAGTTACAGAGGCAAAGTGGCAAGCCCTCTTCAGTG GTCCACTCCTGGTTTGAGAAGCTCTTCCCAGAAGTTACCTTTCCTGTGGATCGGATTGGTGGTGTCATTGATCGCACGGAGAAGCAATTCAAGGAGCACCTCAGTGGGGAGACAGGAACAACAGCATTTCTTCAGGTTGTCAGAGATCTTGATTCAGAGATGAGATTCCCAAATTTTGACATAAGAGGGTAA
- the LOC138946725 gene encoding angiopoietin-related protein 1-like, whose product MLQFGTTAPTLNLLGLSSHCQDWAEAGYPDGVYWVRYSPDKDAIQMQCGMTWKRTYLAVRTMRSFHFYRNWSDYSNGFGDVSSDHWLGLKYWSELTNARCYSLFIEYVFLDASDYNHQFYTHFVVSDQTLGFTFTFNITSYFEKPLGDCLTNLRGKPFSTYDVDNDDDVTGNCAERHQSGWWMADCTGCNPTGNLLQPPDGIRTGQLSEVFWEGVVGNRTPQKVFMWLQRCW is encoded by the exons ATgcttcagtttgggacaactgcaccaacaCTGAACCTGCTGGGTCTCTCCAGTC ACTGCCAGGACTGGGCGGAGGCCGGGTACCCAGACGGCGTGTACTGGGTACGGTACTCACCTGACAAAGACGCCATCCAGATGCAGTGCGGCATGACGTGGAAACGAACCTACCTGGCTGTGCGGACAATGCGTTCCTTCCATTTCTACCGGAACTGGAGCGACTACTC GAACGGCTTCGGTGATGTCAGCAGTGACCACTGGCTAGGTCTCAAGTACTGGTCCGAGCTGACCAACGCTCGATGCTACTCGCTGTTCATTGAATACGTCTTCCTGGACGCCTCCGACTACAACCATCAGTTTTACACCCACTTCGTCGTGTCCGACCAAACCCTCGGCTTCACTTTCACCTTCAACATCACTTCTTACTTCGAGAAGCCACTGGGAGACTGTCTGACCAATCTCAGAGGCAAGCCTTTCAGCACCTATGACGTAGACAACGATGATGACGTCACGGGAAACTGCGCAGAACGTCATCAGTCTGGTTGGTGGATGGCCGACTGTACCGGTTGCAACCCAACTGGGAATTTGTTGCAGCCCCCGGACGGTATCAGAACGGGACAGTTGAGTGAAGTGTTTTGGGAGGGGGTCGTAGGTAACCGTACTCCCCAgaaagtcttcatgtggcttcAGAGATGTTGGTGA